Proteins encoded together in one Corallococcus soli window:
- the nth gene encoding endonuclease III, with protein MVLLASRKGRPSCALGPGRPVTYNARVARRETVAEKRQRAVGILDGLEAAMPDARIELDYRTPLELLVAVILSAQCTDKRVNLVTPALFARFPDARAYAAVEATDVEPFIRTCGLYRAKAKNIVATARTLVAEHGGQVPLVRDTLAQLPGVGLKTAGVVCIHLGGDAAFPVDTHVKRLAYRMGLTTHEDPDKVEKDLQALLPRERWTLGHQLLVWHGRRMCFARSPACASCTVAARCPKKGVSATAKA; from the coding sequence ATGGTTCTCCTCGCTTCAAGAAAAGGGCGCCCGTCCTGCGCGCTTGGGCCGGGCCGCCCCGTGACATACAACGCCCGCGTGGCCCGGCGAGAGACAGTGGCGGAGAAGCGGCAGCGCGCGGTGGGAATCCTGGACGGCCTGGAGGCGGCCATGCCGGACGCCCGCATCGAGCTGGACTACCGCACGCCCCTGGAGCTGCTGGTCGCCGTCATCCTGTCCGCCCAGTGCACGGACAAGCGCGTCAACCTAGTGACCCCCGCCCTGTTCGCCCGCTTCCCCGACGCCCGGGCCTACGCCGCCGTGGAGGCCACGGACGTGGAGCCCTTCATCCGCACCTGCGGCCTGTACCGCGCGAAGGCGAAGAACATCGTGGCCACGGCGCGCACGCTCGTCGCGGAGCACGGGGGGCAGGTGCCCCTGGTGCGCGACACGCTGGCGCAGCTGCCGGGCGTGGGCCTCAAGACCGCCGGCGTGGTGTGCATCCACCTGGGCGGCGACGCGGCCTTCCCCGTGGACACGCACGTGAAGCGGCTCGCGTACCGGATGGGCCTCACGACCCACGAGGATCCGGACAAGGTGGAGAAGGACCTGCAAGCGCTGCTGCCCCGGGAGCGGTGGACCCTGGGGCATCAGCTGCTCGTGTGGCATGGGCGGCGCATGTGCTTCGCGCGCTCGCCGGCCTGCGCTTCCTGCACGGTGGCGGCGCGCTGCCCGAAGAAGGGCGTGAGCGCCACCGCGAAGGCTTAA
- the ltaE gene encoding low-specificity L-threonine aldolase: MKPIDFRSDTVTKPTPAMRRLIADAEVGDDVYGEDPTVRRLEERVAERLGLEAAVFVPSGTQANQIAIGAHCRTGDEVLTEEGSHILHYEGGAVPALWGVQPAALPGERGLLTPQTVTAAVREDNIHNPRTRLLSLENTHNRGGGTVWPVERFRAVVEAGRKAGLAVHLDGARLFNAEVAAGQPASAWASLTDSTAVCFSKGLGAPVGSALAGRADVIREARRLRKRLGGGMRQAGLLAAAALYALDHHVERLAEDHANARRLAQGLAQVPGVTVDLSRVETNMVFADLARPAAEATALLLKQGILTNATGPHSIRLVCHLDVSAADIDDALARIRAAFAS, from the coding sequence ATGAAGCCCATCGACTTCCGCTCCGACACCGTGACGAAGCCCACGCCGGCCATGCGGCGCCTCATCGCCGACGCGGAGGTGGGCGACGACGTCTACGGCGAGGACCCCACGGTGCGCCGGCTGGAGGAGCGGGTGGCCGAGCGGCTCGGGCTGGAGGCCGCCGTCTTCGTCCCCTCCGGCACGCAGGCGAACCAGATCGCCATCGGCGCGCACTGCCGCACGGGCGACGAGGTGCTCACGGAGGAGGGCAGCCACATCCTGCACTACGAGGGCGGCGCGGTGCCGGCGCTCTGGGGCGTGCAGCCGGCGGCGCTGCCGGGCGAGCGGGGCCTGCTGACGCCCCAGACGGTGACGGCGGCGGTGCGCGAGGACAACATCCACAATCCCCGCACGCGCCTGCTGTCGCTGGAGAACACGCACAACCGGGGCGGCGGCACGGTGTGGCCGGTGGAGCGCTTCCGGGCGGTGGTGGAGGCGGGGCGCAAGGCGGGGCTCGCGGTGCACCTGGACGGAGCGCGGCTGTTCAACGCGGAGGTCGCGGCGGGGCAGCCGGCGTCCGCGTGGGCCTCGCTGACGGACTCGACGGCGGTGTGCTTCTCGAAGGGGTTGGGGGCGCCGGTGGGCTCGGCGCTCGCGGGAAGGGCGGACGTCATCCGCGAGGCGCGGCGGCTGCGCAAGCGGCTGGGCGGAGGCATGCGACAGGCCGGCCTCCTCGCGGCGGCGGCCCTGTACGCGCTGGACCACCACGTGGAGCGCCTGGCCGAGGACCACGCCAACGCGCGCCGGCTGGCGCAGGGGCTGGCGCAGGTGCCGGGCGTGACGGTGGACCTGTCGAGGGTGGAGACGAACATGGTGTTCGCGGACCTCGCGAGGCCCGCGGCGGAGGCCACCGCGCTGCTCCTGAAGCAGGGCATCCTGACCAACGCCACCGGCCCCCATTCCATCCGCCTCGTGTGCCACCTGGACGTGTCCGCGGCGGACATCGACGACGCCCTGGCGAGGATCCGGGCCGCCTTCGCCAGCTGA
- a CDS encoding M23 family metallopeptidase codes for MRRPAVLALLALSACATPRAEKMSFEELYATSGDGASFSESSPFLPPEPEHARGPLAPERSPELDAALASFADKARAYREKVQRGSAMPPEQARNWAEMNAALDAFLARPVEHTDGRDLTRARGIMEAELEQDARLYGDMPGPLAEAVVLRVGRLIVRASTLRRWEQPPEPSGPPRLAWPVEPVTITSLYGERWHPITGQLRRHLGVDLAARRGQVVAVAEKGVVLRAGWNGDHGQQVEVQHHGQWVTRYSHLSQVLVTTGEVLARGDVVGLAGDTGLATGVHVHFELWHDGSSLDPLEALVTPEPSSGSPQEERAVAQPPRQSPALTSQGRHPSSTGSRP; via the coding sequence GTGCGCCGACCCGCCGTCCTTGCCCTGCTGGCCCTCTCCGCCTGCGCCACGCCGCGCGCGGAGAAGATGAGCTTTGAGGAGCTGTACGCGACCTCGGGCGACGGCGCCTCCTTCAGCGAATCCTCGCCCTTCCTGCCCCCCGAGCCGGAGCACGCCCGGGGCCCGCTCGCCCCTGAGCGCTCTCCCGAACTCGACGCCGCGCTCGCCTCCTTCGCGGACAAGGCCCGCGCCTACCGCGAGAAGGTCCAGCGTGGCAGCGCCATGCCCCCGGAACAGGCGCGCAACTGGGCGGAGATGAACGCGGCCCTGGACGCCTTCCTGGCCCGGCCCGTGGAGCATACGGACGGCCGCGACCTGACGCGCGCCCGGGGCATCATGGAGGCGGAGCTGGAGCAGGACGCGCGCCTCTACGGCGACATGCCGGGTCCCCTCGCGGAGGCGGTGGTGCTGCGGGTGGGCCGCCTCATCGTCCGCGCGTCCACCCTGCGACGCTGGGAACAGCCTCCGGAGCCCTCCGGCCCGCCGCGCCTCGCCTGGCCCGTGGAGCCGGTCACCATCACCAGCCTCTACGGCGAGCGCTGGCACCCCATCACCGGCCAGCTCCGCCGCCACCTGGGCGTGGACCTGGCGGCCCGCCGGGGGCAGGTCGTCGCCGTCGCGGAGAAGGGCGTCGTCCTGCGCGCCGGCTGGAACGGCGACCACGGCCAGCAGGTGGAGGTGCAGCACCACGGCCAGTGGGTCACCCGCTACAGCCACCTGTCCCAGGTGCTCGTGACGACCGGCGAGGTGTTGGCGAGGGGCGACGTGGTCGGGCTCGCGGGGGACACGGGCCTCGCGACCGGTGTCCACGTCCACTTCGAGCTCTGGCACGACGGCAGCTCGTTGGATCCGCTGGAGGCGCTCGTCACGCCCGAGCCGTCCTCCGGGTCGCCCCAGGAGGAGCGGGCCGTGGCCCAGCCACCGCGGCAATCACCCGCCCTCACGTCCCAGGGGCGTCACCCGAGCTCCACGGGTTCGCGCCCCTGA
- a CDS encoding HU family DNA-binding protein, giving the protein MTKAELVEVVAAQSRLTKKSAAQILDIVFNNIGKAVKKDTRFSYPGFGTWSLRSRKARKIRNPQTNEMMKLKASKTVGFRPAKELKNSL; this is encoded by the coding sequence ATGACCAAGGCAGAGCTCGTGGAGGTGGTGGCTGCGCAGTCGAGGCTCACGAAGAAGTCCGCCGCCCAGATCCTCGACATCGTCTTCAACAACATCGGCAAGGCCGTGAAGAAGGACACGCGCTTCAGCTACCCGGGGTTCGGCACCTGGTCGCTGCGCTCGCGCAAGGCGCGGAAGATTCGCAACCCGCAGACCAACGAGATGATGAAGCTCAAGGCGTCGAAGACGGTCGGTTTCCGGCCCGCCAAGGAGCTGAAGAACTCGCTGTAG
- a CDS encoding alpha/beta fold hydrolase codes for MPYGRWALWAVGAAVVLLLVNILWVLLVRRWYRLRGPLPEMLRVRCKDGWELAVHVRRAPVRRFAEPVLLCHGLAANRYTFDFEPPYSVAHYLNEAGFDCFSVEWRGTGHSRQPPRGRRPTDFTIDDHITQDGPAVLELALKETGARQAFWLGHSLGGLVGYGVAQGAEGEKLAGLLELGAPVHLKSGPFLSRLVSLGVRAAWPGSIRQEWMSASVAPFLGYLALPLSDIVVNPRHVAPRVLRQLSVNMMSSMSRKVLLQFQDWIAHDAFRSYDRKTDWRAGIAKLQQPVLVMGGSADRLATSANVESQYALLTSPDRTLHIFGRDRGDKMDYGHGDLIFGTGAPTEVYPVIREWLEKRATPLSPEPAPAQG; via the coding sequence ATGCCGTACGGGCGTTGGGCCCTGTGGGCGGTGGGGGCAGCGGTCGTCCTGCTGCTCGTGAACATCTTGTGGGTCCTGCTGGTCCGGCGCTGGTACCGCCTGCGGGGCCCCTTGCCGGAGATGCTGCGGGTGCGCTGCAAGGACGGCTGGGAGCTGGCCGTGCACGTCCGACGGGCCCCGGTGCGCCGCTTCGCCGAGCCCGTGCTGCTGTGCCACGGGCTGGCGGCCAACCGCTACACCTTCGACTTCGAGCCACCCTACTCCGTGGCCCACTACCTGAACGAAGCGGGCTTCGACTGCTTCAGCGTGGAGTGGCGCGGCACCGGGCACTCGCGCCAGCCCCCCCGGGGTCGCAGGCCCACGGACTTCACCATCGACGACCACATCACCCAGGACGGGCCGGCGGTGCTGGAGCTGGCGCTCAAGGAGACGGGCGCCAGGCAGGCCTTCTGGCTCGGTCATTCGCTGGGCGGACTGGTGGGCTACGGCGTGGCCCAGGGCGCCGAGGGCGAGAAGCTCGCGGGCCTGTTGGAGCTTGGGGCGCCGGTGCACCTGAAGTCGGGGCCTTTCTTGAGCAGGCTCGTCTCGCTCGGCGTGCGCGCCGCGTGGCCGGGCAGCATCCGGCAGGAGTGGATGAGCGCCAGCGTTGCGCCCTTCCTGGGCTACCTCGCCCTGCCCCTGTCGGACATCGTGGTGAACCCCCGGCACGTCGCGCCGCGCGTCCTGCGGCAGCTGTCCGTCAACATGATGTCCTCGATGAGCCGCAAGGTGCTGCTCCAGTTCCAGGACTGGATCGCCCACGATGCCTTCCGCTCCTACGACCGCAAGACGGACTGGCGCGCGGGCATCGCGAAGCTCCAGCAGCCCGTGCTCGTGATGGGCGGCAGCGCGGACCGGCTGGCCACCTCGGCCAACGTGGAATCGCAGTACGCCCTGCTCACGTCACCCGACCGCACCCTGCACATCTTCGGTCGGGACCGCGGAGACAAGATGGACTACGGCCACGGCGACCTCATCTTCGGCACCGGCGCTCCGACGGAGGTCTATCCCGTCATCCGCGAGTGGCTGGAGAAGCGCGCCACGCCCCTTTCTCCCGAGCCTGCGCCCGCCCAGGGTTGA
- the pssA gene encoding CDP-diacylglycerol--serine O-phosphatidyltransferase, with protein sequence MKLRKLMFVLPNLFTVTSIFCGFYAITLCSGEAEPVQLYQAALAILFAMFFDGFDGRVARLTKTQSDFGMQLDSLADVMSFGVAPALLVYKWALAPMGFWGLFISFAFMACGAMRLARFNVLAMRNPHGGGGGFFVGLPIPLAAGVLVSLIISHHVASEGEVLGDAARLPVAVAVGALSLLMVSTVRYRTFKDARPGLKTGLVFLIMALTGGFIARQFHPAWVLVTYFFAYLLMGLVESAVSVRSRLASRKVGAGAAAAVVVAAGLEEEDDEDSESGATDDGPAYL encoded by the coding sequence ATGAAGCTACGGAAACTGATGTTCGTGCTCCCGAACCTCTTCACCGTCACCTCCATCTTCTGTGGCTTTTACGCCATCACCCTGTGTTCGGGTGAAGCGGAACCCGTGCAGCTGTACCAGGCGGCCCTGGCCATCCTCTTCGCCATGTTCTTCGACGGGTTCGACGGACGGGTGGCCCGGCTGACGAAGACGCAGAGCGACTTCGGCATGCAGCTCGACAGCCTGGCGGACGTGATGTCCTTCGGTGTCGCGCCGGCGCTGCTCGTCTACAAATGGGCGTTGGCCCCCATGGGCTTCTGGGGCCTGTTCATCTCCTTCGCGTTCATGGCGTGCGGTGCCATGCGGCTGGCGCGCTTCAACGTGCTCGCGATGCGCAACCCGCACGGCGGTGGTGGAGGCTTCTTCGTGGGCCTGCCCATCCCGTTGGCCGCGGGGGTGCTGGTCTCGCTCATCATCTCCCACCATGTGGCCTCGGAGGGTGAGGTGCTGGGGGACGCGGCCCGCCTGCCCGTCGCGGTGGCGGTGGGTGCCCTGTCGCTGCTGATGGTGTCCACGGTGCGCTACCGCACCTTCAAGGACGCGCGGCCCGGTCTGAAGACGGGCCTCGTCTTCCTGATCATGGCCCTCACGGGCGGCTTCATTGCCCGGCAGTTCCACCCGGCCTGGGTGCTGGTGACGTACTTCTTCGCGTACCTGCTGATGGGCCTCGTGGAGTCCGCGGTCTCGGTGCGCAGCCGGCTGGCGTCGCGCAAGGTCGGCGCGGGAGCCGCCGCCGCGGTGGTCGTGGCGGCCGGACTCGAAGAAGAGGACGACGAGGACTCCGAGTCGGGCGCCACCGACGACGGTCCCGCGTATCTCTGA
- a CDS encoding CinA family nicotinamide mononucleotide deamidase-related protein produces MRVELLCTGDELVTGLITDTNSTYLEARLFDLGVKVERVTVVGDVRPDITGALLEASARADVIIVSGGLGPTTDDFTLECAAAAAGVPLEEDARVMGWIEERYAARGMAINPGALRMARIPAGAEPVRNPQGSAPLVIQKLGRAHLFFLPGVPREYRALVDGEVLPRVRGWLASEAHRTFRAFRLLRTVRLPESVLNQQVMPLVSRHPRVVFGFRTHAPENHLKLMAEAPTQAEADAALSAAEAACRVVLGTHVYGADANEYAPVLLGLLARAGHTLAVAESCTGGLIAQDLTAVPGASQVFVGGAVVYSEKMKSAWVGVPPEVLARHGAVSRQTALAMAEGVRTACGATFGLSVTGYAGPGGGTPEDPVGTVYCALAGPDFEPRCERVSLAGDRDRVRLFAASHVLEMLRLHLLAAPVSP; encoded by the coding sequence ATGCGCGTCGAGCTGCTGTGCACCGGTGACGAGCTCGTCACCGGCCTCATCACGGACACCAACAGCACCTATCTGGAAGCCCGCCTCTTCGACCTGGGTGTGAAGGTCGAACGGGTGACGGTGGTCGGTGACGTGCGTCCGGACATCACGGGCGCGCTGCTGGAGGCCTCGGCGCGCGCGGACGTCATCATCGTCTCGGGCGGCCTGGGACCCACGACGGACGACTTCACCCTGGAGTGCGCCGCGGCGGCCGCGGGCGTTCCCCTGGAGGAAGACGCGCGGGTGATGGGCTGGATCGAGGAGCGGTATGCCGCGCGGGGCATGGCCATCAACCCGGGAGCCCTGCGCATGGCGCGCATCCCCGCCGGCGCCGAACCGGTGCGAAATCCTCAGGGCTCGGCGCCGCTGGTCATCCAGAAGCTGGGCCGAGCGCACCTGTTCTTCCTGCCAGGGGTGCCGCGCGAATACCGCGCGCTGGTGGACGGCGAGGTGCTGCCGCGCGTGCGGGGCTGGCTCGCCTCCGAAGCCCACCGCACCTTCCGGGCCTTCCGCCTGCTGCGCACGGTGCGCCTGCCCGAATCGGTGTTGAACCAGCAGGTGATGCCCCTGGTCTCCCGCCATCCCCGGGTGGTGTTCGGCTTCCGCACGCACGCGCCCGAGAACCACCTGAAGCTGATGGCCGAGGCGCCCACCCAGGCGGAGGCGGATGCCGCGCTCTCCGCCGCGGAGGCCGCGTGTCGGGTCGTGCTGGGCACGCACGTGTACGGCGCGGATGCCAACGAATACGCGCCGGTCCTCCTGGGGTTGCTGGCGCGAGCGGGCCATACGCTGGCGGTGGCGGAGAGCTGCACGGGTGGCCTCATCGCGCAGGACCTCACGGCCGTCCCTGGCGCCAGCCAGGTGTTCGTGGGGGGCGCGGTCGTCTACTCGGAAAAGATGAAGTCCGCCTGGGTGGGGGTCCCACCGGAAGTCCTGGCGCGGCACGGCGCGGTGTCCCGGCAGACGGCGCTCGCCATGGCCGAGGGGGTTCGCACCGCCTGCGGCGCGACCTTCGGTCTGTCCGTGACGGGCTACGCCGGTCCCGGAGGCGGAACGCCCGAGGATCCGGTAGGCACCGTCTACTGCGCCCTCGCCGGCCCTGACTTCGAGCCTCGCTGCGAGCGCGTGTCGCTCGCCGGGGACCGGGACCGTGTGCGCCTGTTCGCCGCCTCCCACGTGCTGGAGATGTTGAGGTTGCACCTGCTCGCCGCCCCCGTGTCGCCATGA